A genomic segment from Aspergillus chevalieri M1 DNA, chromosome 7, nearly complete sequence encodes:
- the SMC1 gene encoding cohesin subunit SMC1 (BUSCO:EOG092606CY;~COG:D;~EggNog:ENOG410PH43;~InterPro:IPR010935,IPR003395,IPR027417,IPR036277, IPR028468,IPR024704;~PFAM:PF06470,PF13555,PF02463;~go_component: GO:0005694 - chromosome [Evidence IEA];~go_component: GO:0008278 - cohesin complex [Evidence IEA];~go_function: GO:0005515 - protein binding [Evidence IEA];~go_function: GO:0005524 - ATP binding [Evidence IEA];~go_process: GO:0007064 - mitotic sister chromatid cohesion [Evidence IEA];~go_process: GO:0051276 - chromosome organization [Evidence IEA]) produces the protein MGKLIRLELFNFKSYKGHHVLLFGDAYFTSIIGPNGSGKSNSMDAISFVLGIKSSHLRSTNLRDLVYRGRVLRTAKLDAEGNAIEQPTNGEDKAEDGVDRIESQDPNASQDPNGTQDPRTAWVMAVYEDDAGEEQQWRRSITSHGVSEYRINNQVVTAQQYNEALEAENILIKARNFLVFQGDVEAIAAQSPRDLTRLIEQISGSLEYKAEYEKLKVEAEEAAEQQTVQLHRRRGINSEIKQYQEQKREADSYARKAEERDQAIITHILWKLFHFQRLIDDSSEEIQKYQDELKEYRRGVEKYEKNVEDAKKDHAKVGRDVAKAEKNITNKEKQIEEANTSLVPVDEKVDITVKKVERFASRIAEIGKEREAQLANTRQLEKDLKVVEKAQAQWGAEWQRSMSKQGIQLSDADQQEYNKLKEELNKRSSAEQLNLDNLRRQRKTEAEAVNSLKSKFEGTEWQLQSLRSDKQSLEERQESITEVITTASKDIERKKKELNTLTSERLRVSQMRTELEEKLQVVLKKLLEADDGRKQSEKEIRTRELISTLKRIFPGVKGRVSDLCRPKQKKYNEAVSTVLGRHFDAIIVDNEKTAKECIQHLRDQRAGQATFIPLETIQVKAFNSNLKGVHRGMRPAIETVDYEDSVARAITYACGNAVVCDDLATAKYLCYERNLDAKTVTLDGTVIHKGGLMTGGRGPQQSSKRWEDSEVENLHKLKDKLMADLSSLPKGHRRGTEEETLQGELVGLEQRLAYARDELKALEKNLKSKHSELDFVKRQLEDLRPKYAERKETLDELDQSITETQESVSGVEDDIYRKFCKRLGYDNIREYEAQQGSLQEEASQKKLEFTTQKSRIENQLSFEKQRLQATVDRISSLQTQHQRDEGLIEELKAEQQNIRNQLDEFEAELEILRERLGEQKEAYGQSAENLNQQRRELQKRSKNVEGSLKNISGLEAEVQRNSSSRYALLRRCKLEDIDIPLTESSNSLDHLPIDELVQTADPDAMDVDEDANGSGQAMVQDYGVEVDFDSLGDSLKEESDEKLEEELLEKVRSLNSELDKMAPNTRALERLESVENKLRGTEKDFEESRKHARKAKDDFEEVMRKRSDLFNKAFTHISEQIGPIYRELTRSSNYPLGGQAYLDIEDSDEPYLDGIKYHAMPPLKRFRDMEHLSGGEKTMAALALLFAIHSYQPSPFFVLDEVDAALDNTNVARIANYIHDHAAPGMQFIVISLKTGLFQNSETLVGIYRDQAENSSKSLTLDLRKYQ, from the exons ATGGGGAAACTCATCCGCCTCGAGCTTTTCA ACTTCAAATCATACAAGGGTCATCATGTCCTCCTCTTTGGTGATGCCTATTTCACATCGATCATCGGGCCCAACGGGTCTGGGAAGTCGAATTC TATGGATGCGATCTCCTTCGTTCTAGGCATCAAATCCTCCCATCTACGATCCACGAACCTCCGCGATCTGGTCTATCGTGGCCGCGTCCTACGCACAGCCAAGCTCGACGCCGAGGGCAACGCGATCGAACAACCTACAAACGGCGAGGACAAGGCCGAAGATGGAGTCGATAGAATCGAATCGCAAGATCCGAACGCATCGCAAGATCCAAACGGAACACAAGACCCTCGTACGGCCTGGGTTATGGCGGTTTACGAAGACGATGCCGGCGAGGAGCAGCAATGGCGGCGGTCAATTACGAGCCACGGCGTTAGCGAGTACCGGATAAACAACCAAGTCGTGACTGCGCAGCAATACAACGAGGCGCTGGAGGCGGAGAACATCCTAATTAAGGCGCGCAACTTCCTTGTCTTCCAGGGTGATGTTGAAGCAATTGCGGCGCAGTCTCCCAGGGACCTTACGCGGTTGATTGAGCAGATCTCAGGTAGTTTGGAATACAAGGCAGAGTACGAGAAACTAAaggtggaggctgaggaaGCTGCTGAGCAGCAGACTGTTCAGCTTCACCGTCGGAGGGGTATCAACTCGGAGATCAAGCAATACCAGGAACAGAAGCGCGAGGCCGATAGCTACGCTAGGAAGGCAGAGGAGCGCGACCAAGCTATTATTACCCATATCTTATGGAAGCTGTTTCATTTCCAGCGCTTGATTGACGACTCCAGCGAAGAGATCCAGAAGTACCAGGATGAGCTCAAAGAATATCGCCGCGGTGTTGAAAAATACGAAAAGAACGTCGAAGATGCGAAGAAGGACCACGCCAAAGTCGGGAGAGATGTCGCAAAAGCCGAGAAGAACATTAcgaacaaagaaaaacagaTCGAGGAAGCTAATACTTCCTTGGTCCCTGTGGACGAAAAGGTCGACATCACCGTGAAGAAAGTCGAAAGGTTTGCTTCGCGGATTGCTGAGATCGGCAAGGAGCGCGAGGCACAATTGGCCAACACCAGGCAACTGGAGAAGGATCTTAAGGTTGTCGAAAAGGCTCAGGCCCAGTGGGGAGCTGAATGGCAAAGGTCCATGAGCAAACAGGGTATCCAGCTTAGCGACGCTGACCAACAAGAGTACAACAAACTCAAAGAGGAGCTGAATAAACGGTCATCCGCGGAGCAGCTCAACTTGGACAATCTACGACGCCAGCGAAAGACAGAAGCCGAAGCTGTCAACAGCCTTAAGAGCAAATTCGAGGGCACTGAGTGGCAGCTACAAAGTTTGAGATCCGACAAGCAGTCATTGGAAGAGCGCCAAGAGTCGATCACCGAGGTCATTACCACTGCTTCCAAGGACATCGAGCGCAAGAAAAAGGAATTGAATACTCTTACTTCCGAGCGGTTACGAGTGTCTCAAATGAGGACCGAACTGGAAGAGAAACTCCAAGTTGTCTTGAAGAAACTGCTCGAAGCTGATGACGGTAGGAAGCAGTCCGAAAAGGAGATCCGGACAAGAGAGTTGATCTCGACGCTGAAGCGCATCTTCCCGGGTGTGAAGGGTCGAGTCAGCGATCTTTGCAGACCCAAGCAGAAGAAGTATAACGAAGCTGTCAGTACGGTCCTCGGACGACACTTCGATGCCATCATTGTCGACAACGAGAAGACTGCTAAGGAGTGTATTCAGCACCTCCGTGACCAGAGAGCTGGACAGGCGACTTTCATTCCGCTCGAGACAATCCAGGTGAAAGCCTTCAACTCCAATCTCAAGGGTGTACACCGTGGAATGCGACCTGCAATCGAAACTGTAGACTATGAAGACTCGGTTGCACGAGCGATCACCTATGCCTGCGGAAACGCCGTTGTCTGTGATGACCTGGCGACAGCCAAGTACCTGTGTTACGAGCGCAACCTGGATGCAAAGACCGTCACTCTCGATGGCACGGTGATTCACAAGGGTGGTCTGATGACTGGTGGTCGCGGTCCTCAGCAAAGCTCCAAGCGCTGGGAAGACTCGGAAGTAGAGAATCTTCACAAGCTCAAGGACAAGCTTATGGCAGACCTTTCCAGCCTGCCCAAGGGTCACCGCAGGGGTACCGAAGAGGAGACTCTACAAGGCGAATTGGTTGGTCTCGAGCAGCGCCTCGCCTATGCTCGCGATGAACTGAAGGCCTTGGAGAAGAATCTCAAGAGCAAGCACAGCGAGCTTGACTTCGTCAAGCGTCAGCTCGAGGACCTCCGGCCGAAGTACGCGGAGCGAAAGGAGACGTTGGACGAACTTGACCAGTCGATCACAGAGACGCAAGAGTCGGTCAGCGGTGTCGAGGATGACATCTACCGCAAGTTCTGCAAGCGCCTGGGCTACGATAATATCCGCGAATACGAAGCACAACAAGGTTCACTGCAAGAAGAGGCTTCTCAGAAGAAGCTCGAGTTCACAACACAAAAGAGCCGAATCGAGAACCAACTCAGCTTCGAGAAGCAGCGTCTGCAAGCTACAGTTGACCGTATCAGCAGCCTCCAGACACAGCACCAGCGTGACGAGGGCCTGATCGAGGAACTTAAGGCCGAACAGCAAAATATTCGCAACCAGCTCGATGAGTTCGAGGCCGAGCTCGAGATCCTCCGCGAACGTCTGGGAGAGCAAAAAGAAGCCTATGGACAATCGGCAGAGAACCTCAACCAGCAGCGAAGAGAACTTCAGAAGCGCAGCAAGAACGTCGAAGGATCCTTGAAGAACATTAGCGGTCTAGAGGCTGAGGTCCAGCGGAATTCATCAAGTCGTTACGCGCTTCTCCGGCGTTGCAAGCTTGAAGACATCGACATTCCTTTGACCGAAAGCTCCAACTCACTCGACCATCTCCCTATTGATGAACTTGTGCAGACGGCTGATCCGGATGCCATGGACGTTGACGAGGACGCCAATGGCAGTGGCCAGGCTATGGTGCAAGACTACGGTGTTGAGGTTGACTTTGACTCTCTAGGAGACTCCCTCAAGGAG GAATCCGACGAGAAACTTGAAGAAGAACTGCTGGAGAAGGTCCGATCACTCAACAGCGAACTCGACAAGATGGCACCGAACACCCGCGCACTGGAGCGTCTCGAGAGCGTCGAGAACAAACTCCGGGGTACTGAGAAGGACTTTGAAGAATCTCGGAAACACGCGCGTAAAGCAAAGGACGACTTTGAAGAGGTTATGCGCAAGCGTTCGGATCTGTTCAACAAAGCCTTTACGCATATTTCTGAGCAGATTGGCCCTATCTATCGGGAGCTGACGCGGAGTTCCAACTACCCGTTGGGTGGACAAGC GTACTTGGACATCGAAGACTCCGACGAGCCCTACCTCGACGGCATCAAGTACCATGCCATGCCACCCCTCAAACGATTTCGCGACATGGAGCACCTCTCCGGAGGTGAAAAGACAATGGCTGCTCTCGCCCTCCTCTTCGCCATTCACTCCTACCAGCCATCTCCCTTCTTCGTGCTGGATGAAGTCGACGCTGCTCTGGACAACACCAATGTCGCCCGTATCGCGAACTACATCCACGATCATGCTGCGCCTGGTATGCAGTTCATCGTGATTAGTCTGAAGACGGGGCTGTTCCAGAACAGTGAGACACTGGTTGGTATCTACCGTGATCAGGCGGAGAACAGTAGCAAGTCTCTGACGCTTGAT CTGCGCAAGTACCAATGA
- a CDS encoding uncharacterized protein (COG:S;~EggNog:ENOG410PU6K;~TransMembrane:2 (i97-114o134-152i)): MFPRCFAFQRLSQQYPRFSRLPRVQDTASPPTWRYFSSSIPRAKTAVKPQPQPRKVANSEETLKFAGRRPEGFGKLERKVAREGNVILFNAPSHRSYIFGAYSLAAFCFAYSVYNSNMIFRDPIAIGIPIWQQTLFGGVCIAMSVMGTVFLTKTGRLIKSVNAVSANGQTHIRFTVRSMMPFKKAYEFDALPRQIAFSRRLVVTPGSVNRTQQPEAPRNTKPSEIEILKAPAKKISVMIWTIFANVRKLFTQEGVILLEVEGQKGVFRMDSAGFVSEDFLMIGNPLDIKRRP, translated from the coding sequence ATGTTTCCCAGGTGCTTCGCCTTCCAAAGGCTTTCGCAGCAATATCCCAGGTTCTCCCGGTTACCTAGAGTCCAGGACACGGCCTCGCCTCCCACATGGAGGTATTTCTCTTCGAGCATCCCCCGGGCAAAAACCGCCGTGaaaccccaaccccaaccacGTAAAGTCGCAAACTCGGAAGAGACCCTCAAGTTCGCCGGGAGACGACCAGAAGGTTTCGGAAAGCTGGAGCGCAAGGTCGCAAGAGAAGGGAACGTCATTCTATTCAACGCACCATCTCATCGCAGCTACATCTTCGGAGCCTACAGTCTTGCAGCTTTCTGCTTCGCCTACTCAGTATACAACTCGAACATGATTTTCCGGGACCCAATTGCCATTGGTATCCCCATTTGGCAACAGACCCTATTTGGAGGTGTCTGTATTGCAATGAGTGTCATGGGCACGGTGTTCTTGACAAAGACTGGACGTTTGATCAAGTCGGTCAATGCCGTCAGCGCGAATGGCCAGACGCATATCCGTTTCACCGTGCGGTCTATGATGCCTTTCAAGAAGGCGTATGAATTCGATGCCCTCCCTCGCCAGATTGCTTTCTCGCGTCGGCTGGTGGTCACTCCGGGATCTGTGAACCGGACACAGCAGCCCGAAGCCCCGCGAAACACCAAGCCGTCGGAAATTGAAATTCTCAAAGCACcggcgaagaagatcagCGTTATGATCTGGACGATATTTGCGAATGTGCGGAAGCTCTTCACGCAAGAGGGCGTTATTCTTTTGGAGGTTGAGGGCCAAAAGGGTGTCTTCAGAATGGACTCTGCTGGTTTCGTGTCGGAGGATTTCTTGATGATTGGGAATCCGCTCGATATCAAACGTCGACCATGA